The genomic stretch gtgtgtgtgtatgtgtgctatACAGTAACTACATAGTAACTTAACTACATAATAAATTTTCTCATCTTCCCTCCAGACAATGGGGAATCCGTCTATTTCTTAGAAGGAATAGTGATAcagtgtcctgcgatggactggcaccctgtccagggtgtaccccgccttgtgcccgatgctccctgggataggctccaggttccccgtgaccctgaaaaggagtaagcggttgaagatggatggatggatgaatagtgaCACAGTATGAAGCACAGAAGGGTTTAATTgggaaggtttttatttaattttattttcctttcctgggaaattctttagaatggagggctgcatttttcttattaactttgggggagagaaaaaatagaGGGTGGTGTATGAATGACAgtctatagctgctataatgtaagggataacaggaactaacttgtctcacaggtGTTCTGTAACATTAGACATTActataaactgagaaaaagtatgatgtgtcattctttaataacttcagggtggtgacagatttactaaacattattaactttggatttaacttaatatgtaaaactaaatacacttcccctcatttctctctctctctctctctctctctctctctgtctatgtgtgtgtgtatttctgtattctactatactgtattcttgTGTGGTAGAATGTGGACTGGCTtcaaagtgaacacagacattGGTGCTGACCCGCTGAATGCTGGGCCTACTAATAAAGGCTTGTGCTGCTATGTGCGACCTGTAGTTGCAGTGGACGTAGGACTGTAGTATATACGGGCCTCGAGTCCAAGGACGTGCTCAAAAGGAACGTCTTGTATTTGAAACAGTAATGTCAATGTTGTACAAACACATACGGCTTTTTCTAACGTCCTTACGCTGATGAGTGTTTTGGCTGTATGCTTTACTATGTATGTTTTACCCAAAGTTCCTGACTATTgtgttgtactactactactactactactactgctactaatggAACCAAAACATTAGTActgataatactaataatgttttgtatctgtgtgtgtttttagagaaagagagagaggatggggaagaagaagacgttagcaggtgaaaagcagtacctAGTGATTGTTTTcgaaaaagagagctattgtgtgactgttggtgtaaggcccgcctcctcgcctgttctcaactaggtcctgtcgagtgtggataaatagggGGGCGCTGCgcgaaaaccttttttttttttagtagtttGACTTTGAGAGCGGCATAATGTCTGGcagaatgtaaaaaatagtgtcaacccgccttccaagagcttaggtgaggaaataaaagaggctgaggttgttgatgccattaaacaattaaatctaaaaaagtctccagggaaagatggtctcccgtctgatttttatcatgcatgcgccatagatttggctaaattattaacgcaagccttcaatgatgggatcgctagaggttacatgcatgactcgttctatgaaggcgttttatccttgttgtataaaaagggtgaaatgagtgatatcaacaactggagacatctcaccctaatgaatgtcgattataagatttttgcaaagaccattatgaacaggatgagtgactatttggatgtaataatagctaaacaacaaacatgtgcaataaagggaagatttatgtgggacaacttgaacacatcaagagaactagtttttgataaaaatggtgacagtttttacattgtggctttggaccaaagaaaagcatttgactatatctcaagagactatttgtgggagattttaaaactgtatcaattccctgaaaatttcataaacatgattaaatgcctttatgttaaatcgacggttgaagtaaatgttaacggttctttgactgaaccatttgaagttatgcggggtgtaaagcaagggtgccctctgagtgcagccctatatattttatctataaacccacttgtacaaaaaatccaagatgatcatagacttaaaggtcttcaaataggaaagaacagagtcgtgatctctgcttatgctgatgacataactgtatttgtgaaatctaaacaagaactagacatcatctttgaatattttagcgagtatgagcaagtctctggagcctccttaaataaagctaaaacggaatgtgtctggattggaaatgaaaaaaacaaatttcccatagatgtcccagaagttcagcaattaaaggttttaggtatatatatagataataatggctgtgtcgaccataactggtcaaaaaaagaagaaataatacaagatgaaattgataaatggaaatcatgtaatctaagttataaaactagaataaatattattaaaacttttctattatcaaaaatactgtttttatcatgcatcttacctccgacagaagtttgggtaaaaagacttcataaaatatgctgtaatttcatatgggatacgactcgtgaggttacaaaacgtgagctcctttttaagagaagggaactgggaggccttggggctgtcgatatatccgtaaaaactaaaatagcagtgtgcaaaatcatcgcgagtggtattgccaggcaaaccgaatggatagggaacatctctaactggaaatctaaaaaaggtccatcgaggaaaggaattccgtattataaactgatgttttccgacttcactaacaaatttaaagatctaaacatcgattgggtgaaagactcaagcaaagaaatatatcttttaattgttgatcgagtttatagtaaccctgtggctttcaggaatttggaggaagaccaaaacaaagaatgtctccaaaatttacagaataaaatcctatctgaacacctgagagatacaacttggttagtcgctgtaagaaggctcccagtaagagcggttgtaaaatggagctgttttgtaaaaaccagtaaatgcccgatgcctaattgtaatgaagaggaaacactcgaacatttcctgttagagtgttatcgcgctaaagaaacatgggctaaattaaaaatcattggtctcaatatagaaataaatatgaactcaattttctatggcatttttaaagaaaattgtaggaagactcagcatgacttcatttggttcataatatgtttgactaaatctaaactctggaaaacaaggtccagaatgactataaatcaaacgtttatatccagtgatgttgtattcaaggacattcaaaaagagctaagaagactaaaaagcagcacatcttggtttaaagactcttcagtgtgggacaatatttgcgtgtaattgtactttgactatgtaagttttttctctccctttctttctgaatatgaattgtgtaagattgtgaattttgtataatttcaataaaactcattaaaaaaaaaaaaaagcaagggtggtaagggactcggcaaaggaggcgctaagcgccatcgcaaggtgcttcgcgataacatccaggggatCACGAAGCCagctattcgccgtctggctcggcgtggtggtgtaaagcgtatttctggtctgatctatgaagagactcgcggtgtgctgaaagtgtttctggagaacgtgatccgcgacgccgtcacctacaccgagcatgccaagagaaagaccgtgaccgccatggatgtggtgtacgccctgaaacgccagggacgcactctgtacggcttcggcgggtaaacgctctaacaccgaacgacgcgaatacaacggctcttttaagagccacccacatgtctagaaaaagagctgttccgtATGGGGGggaaaaggctttttctttcgtgaagcataaggcatcaaacgctgtacagaAGTAGCgtaagtggtagatctatttgtattttttgtaataaactatatatatatgcacagtattcAATATTATAAACTGTTTGATTAATACGATTTAGAAGATGACTTTAGTAGAAACttacttctatatttctctctctctctcatacacacgcatacatgcatatataatataaaacgatTTTTTCtcaagccaattgttttttcatagtgcacGTTGTCCTGAAAGTACAAGGGcgggaagggaaacaaagcttatcggagggagggaggaaacaGAGTGCAGTAGGAGGCGCCATGCAGGGGGAGGTATCgaattttgtccaatcaaaaAAAGGTGCCTTGTCTGGGCTGCATTAgcatgtgggtctgtaaatagagcgggcGCGAGGCGGGCGCTAGTCATTTTCTGTTCGTATACTCGAGGAGTAGCATCATGCCCGATCCAGCCAAGACCGCGCCCAAGAAGGGatcaaagaaagccgtgaccaagacggccggcaaaggaggcaagaagcgcagaaagtccaggaaggagagctacgccatctacgtgtacaaggtcTTGAAGCAGGTGCACCCTGACACCGgcatctcatccaaggccatgggcatcatgaactccttcgtgaatgatatttttgagcgcatCGCCGGTGAGTCTTCTCGGCTGGCTCACTACAACAAGCGCTCCACCATCACCTCTAGAGAGATCCAGACCGCCGTGCGCCTGTTGCTTCCCGGCGAGTTGGCCAAGCACGCCGTGTCCGAGGGCACAAAGGCCGtcaccaagtacaccagctccaaATAAAGCGCGTTACCGCCATCTTCATCaacccaacggctcttttaagagccacccacttttcatacaaagagtAATTTCCtctctttcgctttctctctcgctgtgtgtgtgtgtgaggggaagagagagggggacttcctccagagacatttcccttgacccgagctccaccaggggacTTCTGAAGCGCTGCACTCCCGCGGAGGTTGAGGCTTTGGGGTAATTCTAGCAGTCTgctaaatgcagagatgagtaaaTCTAAACAGGGTTGTAGCACGGTTTCGGGGGTCgtataatctgagcaatgcaaaatgggaCTTCAGCAGCACAAAGTTATTCGTATTAAGATTGTAGCAACAGGAAGTACTTGAAAATGGTTTTCTACtagcacataatcattctaaatcaggggtgcccaaacttttccTGTGAAGGGCCAAAAATCAAACTTGATTGAGGGCTGTGGGCCAAAAGTACATGTTGCATTAtaccaaactgtattatattaaaattacaCTTGCCATGGTTctcatttcataatatttacaaataaattaatagaaaaTGTTAGTCTATCTGTTTcactaatgcagttttattttcagagttctatagttcaatgaaacttatagtataattaaaacatagaaCCAATCCCATTTATCATACATGTTCAATACCTAATACAACTACTCAAGCTATAAGCAATACAGCCACATGCCTGCAATATCAGTGACCTCtaatgagacacatgaagctggTCCTTATTTTTCAAACGTTTTTCCAAATTGGGATGCAGCGGACTTACTGTCAAAGTCAGGATATTATGGTGGTGAGAGTCAGTTACTTTGCATCTCAGTTTACACTTGTTTAAGTTCATCAGACTGAAAGTCTGTTCACAGTGGTAGGTACTGCCAAACAGAGACAGCAtcacttgtgcctgtttgcACATCTGTACCTGTTTGCTgggacacatttgtagaagtctgtcaagggaagggacctgaacttgtgtttgagttctgaatcacactgaagctCAATTGGTTCCATCTGtagatcatcactgactgtgtccacactgatggtgaagggtTGAACAAACCACTCAAAGTCAGATGCATTGTGTTTGAAGTCCTCAAAGCGACTGTCAAACTCCTGGAAAAGGTTGCTGAGAACAGCATCATACTCAGGTACCTTCTCTTTCATCATGCCTGCCTCtctaaaacagggaaaatgggctaaatttcctggatgtggagatgagagagagaggaacagtgtgagacggggagtgaaagaagagagagggaggcaaatagaataaataactgacaaaacGAGGAAATTAATCCATGATAATTTAACATCGTTACAGGCCTGGCACTGTGGCTCTGAGAGAGATCCGCCGTTATCAGAAGTCTACTGAGCTGCTCATCCGCAAGCTGCCCTTCCAGCGCCTGGTGAGAGAAATCGCTCAGGACTTCAAGACCGACTTGCGTTTCCAGAGCTCGGCCGTCATGGCTCTGCAGGAGGCAAGCGAGGCATACCTGGTCGGTCTGTTCGAGGACACCAACCTGTGCGCTATCCacgccaagagagtgaccatcatgcccaaggatattcagttggcccgccgtattcgcggagaacgcgcttaaactacaactccgtctaatatacacaaaggctcttttaagagccacttcctcgtctcagaaaacagcaaattttctttcttgggcagtttaagtattagaacgtggtacagagagagagagagagagagagagagagagaaggaacagtaataataatgtttgtatatatgtatgtgtgtgtaaatgaagtgCACGGCTTTCTATTTTTATCAACATTAGAAAggttggttatttattttgcattttcatgatAAATATAGTCCTATGAGTATTacgtaatgtttgtttttatagatgagccgttaattgtggttatgtccgaacaatacaatgcacagtaatgagctgtgtctgtaaaatagctcaaacctaccttctgtttcgggcggcgttgtgctggatggagcttgactgcccccGTGTGTCCAAACCGGGGAACGGCAATTTTCTAGAAGCGGATTTCTGGGCAAGAGATATTacatcatacatacatttcatccatcatcccttttgtcccgtccatgataattgtttttgtaatttaataattgtAGACAtgaccttatcattgaaaacttcttccctatttgtggatattctctctctctctctctctctctctctctctctctctctctctctctctctatatatatatatatatatatatatatatatatatatatatatatatatatatatatattgtgtgtgtgtgtgcactgtgttaaatatcatttaatgtgtttgtttaaaccGAGTTAGAAGACGGTTTTAGTAatacttctatatttctctctctctctcatacacactatatatatatatatatacagtatctcacaaaagtgagtacacccctcgcatttttggaaatatttgattatatcttttcatgtgacaacactgaagaaatgacactttcctacagtgtaaagtagtgagtgtacagcttgtgagCTCTTTAAATAACTGTTCTTTTATTACTGTGACACTgtctaaatgtacattttggacTCTAAAAAAGATGGCACCCATTCACGTGCATTCTATTGACTCACAGAACTTGAATTTCCTTTGAAAATTCTTTGTGTTcagatgaagaaagaaagttaCATAAGAACTTTCTTTTTTGGTTGAAATATTCCTTTGATGAAGTTGTCCTGTTGCAGTAATACATAAAGAATGATACGAACTGGCGTTATTTTGGACATATTGAATTAAGGTTTGTTGTGTTTCCTAGTTATGATTATAGCACAATGTCTGAATGTGCCAAGGACCACATTTCAGGGATTTCGTCATTGCACGTCGTAATtggtgtattttgtatttttaatctaGTTTTTAGcgttgctgggttttttttctagtCATCCACTAGTATTGAAGGCcatcttcaattcaattcaagggCCTCCAGCCATCTCTACTGGCATTAGGAAGGATCAAGGGCAGGATTGACAAATTCTATGTGGTAGTGGATAAGCACCTCATCCCTTGCACAGGAACCAGCTCCTTGAGTGCTATAGATGAACTCTTCAAAGTCCACTATGTGTTCAACCTGTCATATGAGGAAGCCCTTGTCAACATCTTTACCTTCCTGCAGACTACGATCTACAACATTGATGTTGGCCTTACCAGTGAGTCTCCCAGAGTAAAGGAATTGCATGCAAAGCTTTTGAACTAGGTTAAatgttagtacatttacatttattcacttagcagatgcttttatccaaagcgacttacaaatgagatgCATGCAAAGCCACGAGAGTCACGGACAGTTTCTATCCTTCGTTAAAGTTTAAGTTATTATGTGCGCAGCGTGGCTGTAGCCGACAGTATGTGACTTGGGTGAACTTGTAAAAGCCCGGAGTTTGAAGTTCTACATGCCTTTTCATCTACAGGGTCCAAATGGGTCAGATGAATATATTCACTATGAGGTGAATATATTGCACCTCAATTCATGCTGGTTTGTTACATCTAAGATACTGTGTTGAAAATAAAAGTTCAACCTTATACAGCAACTGATGTGTTAGCTGTTCTTTTATTGACgagtacacacattttaaaggtCTGCATTTTTAGGCAGACAGGGTGTAGATCACACTAGTGTTGAAAATAACTCCATTAGGTTGAGCTATTGACACATTTACTGTAGATTCAACACTTTCTTAGTGTAAATGGAGCCTGTGAGGAGTAAAAAAACTACACCAATGGTGCTAACAGTGAACACTTACAGTGCTTGTTCAACACTGTGAgagtgtagaaaaaaacaatactgaAAGTGTAAATTGAACTCTATTTAGTGTGGACCTATATAAACTCTTGATAAGTGTTCATTTTAACACTGTGAGTgtaaaaataacactttaaaattTGCTGTGTACAATCAGAATTGATTGGGGAAAGGGTAAAGGTGGAGGGGTAGCAACTTTTGTAAGAAATGATGTGAGATATAATCTAATCAATAAAGGGAAAGAACACGAATCTGTGGTAGTCAAAATACGGACAGGAAAAGACAGTATAACGATATTCAACTTTTACAATCCCCGTAATAGACAGAGCACCGATACGCCAAATGCAGTATGTGGGTTGACGTGAGGGAAATTAGTACGGTGAGGggattttaacacacacacacacagcacaatacaGGGGAGTAAGAATACAGatataaatgaatcagtgaTCGAGGAATTTATAGACGATAAAAATTTTGTATGTGTTAATGATGGGAAGGACACGTGGTGTTGTAGTTCACATAATGCAGAAAGCGCTATTGATCTGACAATAACGTCAACTGAAATTGCAGGAATCAACACACGGGAGGGTTTAGACCAGTCGACAGTAGGTAGCGAGAACTCCAAGGTGGAAGTTAGCGAAAGCCGACCAGCAGATGTTCCAAACGTAGAGCAAAATGAAACGTGTGGGATTAGCGAATAAGGATATAACAGATGTCAAAGAAACGAACGGAAAAGTGACCACGGCCATTATACGACCAGAAGAAGAAACAATGCCAAAAAAGATAGGAAGTAAACGAAGAAAGAGCATGCCACGGTGGGATGAGAGCTGTACTGTagcaattaaaaatagaaataaagcttttaggAAACTCGAAGCTCACCGTACACTGGAAACTTTGATTAACTATAAAATGGCGCATGCAGTAGGTAAGAAAACAATCAGATCAGCAAAACGTGTATATTGGAGACAATTCTGCAATAAAATTGGAAGAGAAACCCAGCTATCGGACATATGGAGAACAATTAGGAAAATGAGTGGAATaagaaagtgtgtaaatacCAGTGTTAAATCGcaacaataaaaatgcaatcagcaatgcagaaaaaaacagaacttttgGTAAAAACTTTTGTGAAGCTCCACAGTACTGAAAACCTATCCTCAACAGCCAAGCAGTGTAGAGATCAGACACTTGCCCAAAATCCAGGGATAGTAGAAAGAAGGACTTGCCATTTACTCTATTTGAGTTCAAAAGAGTTATATCAAACGCACGGCAAATGTCATCAGGGAAATACAGTACATGCTATAGCATGTTAGGCCACATGAGAAACATCACGCTTGATGTATTATTAAGACTGTTCAATATGGTATGGAATACAGGAAAAATCCCACTAACACGGAAATGGTTCCAATACTCAAACCCGGCAAATACAGTCAGATCCGTCAAGTTACAGATCCACAGTGTTAACGTCACAGGGAAAACTACGGAGAGGATGATAACAGATAGATTAGATCACTATATAGAAAGTAAAGTTCTTCTCTCaccgtatcagtcaggattttgTAAAGGGAGGGGGAGAATGGTAGAATCCATTTTATGCCTAGAGCCAGAAGTTAGGAAAGCTCAAACTAACAAAGAAAGTgtcatctctgtatttttcaATGTCGAAGAGATGTACGATACCCTTG from Ictalurus punctatus breed USDA103 unplaced genomic scaffold, Coco_2.0 Super-Scaffold_100058, whole genome shotgun sequence encodes the following:
- the LOC128630645 gene encoding histone H2B; the encoded protein is MPDPAKTAPKKGSKKAVTKTAGKGGKKRRKSRKESYAIYVYKVLKQVHPDTGISSKAMGIMNSFVNDIFERIAGESSRLAHYNKRSTITSREIQTAVRLLLPGELAKHAVSEGTKAVTKYTSSK
- the LOC108261728 gene encoding histone H3, giving the protein HRYRPGTVALREIRRYQKSTELLIRKLPFQRLVREIAQDFKTDLRFQSSAVMALQEASEAYLVGLFEDTNLCAIHAKRVTIMPKDIQLARRIRGERA